Within Lagopus muta isolate bLagMut1 chromosome 1, bLagMut1 primary, whole genome shotgun sequence, the genomic segment TCAGCCTTAGCTCCTGCATGCTCAAGGCAGGTCCAGAGCCATGCATGTACTCTCggggatgctgtggggagggctgggTTTTGTCTGCCTGCCCTCTTCCCGAGAGTGCCCAGGGAGACGAGAGCGGGCAGCACAGTGTCTTTTCCGTCCTCAGTGCTGATGTGATTGTATCAAATGGACCTTGTTCCCACAGCTCTATGacgacagcaagcagcacagcgaGGCTGGTCGTGCACAGCTGACCCACTGCATCATGCTGCAGGGTAAGGAGAGGAGCTTTGGCCATGCTTGGCGCTGCCCTGGCCAAAACCTCTCTCACAAACTTCAGGAATGGGCGTGAGGTTCTTGCTAACATAGCGTGggatttcctccctgcagcccggATCTGCCCAGAGGAAACCATCCTGTTTCTGCAGTCGCAGCTGGGCGATGACTGGGAGCCTGGATGCGTGGCAGCCCTGGGTCTGCTGGGTGCTCTGGCTCGCTCTGATGGTCAGTACCACGGGTTGATCAGTACCACGCCTTGGGACTGCCAGGGCTCCCTTCTGCCATCTGTGTTGTGGCTCCGCTCatgcttctgtgcatctcttgcaGAGCCCGTGATGACGGAGATGCTGCCCCAGGTCGTCGAGGCTGTGCAGCGTCTGTGCAGCGACCCCAGCATCCGGGTGAGCTggttggggaaaagaaagcgcTGTCGgggtggtgatgctgctgccagcacgggcagggctggggtgaCTAGAGAGGTGCTGGGGCATTGGTCACACGGTCATGATGGCTcctgtggggagagcaggcagagtggagcaggcaggtccctgtgctgtgcatggaaaGCGCACAGCCTGGTGTTAAGGCCAGGCCCTCATCTCAGTAGCTAAAGCCTCTCCAGTGCTCTTGCTGTCTCTGCTCATGCCCAAAGGGCTGCCCCGATGAGCAGGtggcttccctttgccttctgacCAGGAAAATCACACCCATAATTGACCCCTTGCAGGTGAGGACGgctattctgtatttcatcaagGATCTGCTCAGTTCGAACACccggagctgctcagcctgggatgtggtggggcacATCTTCAGGGAGTTCAGCCGCGCCACAGGAAGAAGGGTAAGGGCAGTGGGCAGCATCTTCCTTTGGAAGACCcgtgctgctcagaggctgctATACAGAAGCACCGCTGAGGCCACACCTGAGCCTCCTGAGAGGCTCCTGAGAACTGAGCATAACCAGTGTTTCAACACCACTGTTGTGCAGGCAGCCGGAGACCTTTCTGCCCGGGAAGcccaggaagaaggagctctccaggagctgtgcatggacATCCTGGGATCACTGGACGTCTCTGTGAGAGGGATGTCCAAAGTAAGTCacgctctgccctgctgctgctccctgcctttccctcaCGTGTTCCTCGTCCCATTCCAGGACCCCAGGTCTCTCCTCCAATGTGCTCTGAAGCACACAGGACTCAGGGAAATTCACAGAGTCCTCTTCATCtctgagcagaggcaggaatGCTGACCTGCTCAACTGCCTCGTTCCCTACAGCTCCTGTGGCCGCggctgctgttgtttgtggTGCCAGCGCAGTACACAGGCATGCTGATCCCAGTCTCCCGCTGTGTCTGTGCCCTGGCTGAGAGAGAGGAGCTGACAGGACGGCCGATAGAACATCTGGATCCCCATTTTGTCAGCTCCATGTTTCAAGGTAGGAGCAAAAACTCCctcagtgagctctgctgaccTGTGGTAGCACCCAGAAGGGACAGCGGAGGTGTGCGTGGCTGGGCACACAGTGTCTTGGAGTCTtactcagcactttttttctctttgcaggccCACTGCTGACGCCCCAGACACTGCTGGCACGACTGCTGGTGAGTAGATGCTCCAGAGGCCGGTGCCACAAGCacccaggaggaagcagcatggccaTGGGCAAAGCTGTTGGCTGCTCCTTGCCTGCCAGAGCAGAGCCGAGCTGCTTCCATCCTGGGGGAAAGCCgttgctcttgctgcagaagtgaccCTGCTTTGTGTTGCTCTCACTCAGGtggtggcaggcagccctgttgcaggcagcaaactccaagctgctgccttactgctgatgaaaaacCTCCACAGCAGGTtccacagggctgtgggggcCATGTGGGCTACTGAgatccccctgctgctgcagtgtcttgAAGGTAAAGcactggaggggaagaagaggcagaggcagggaagggaagggggggagtgaaaatgcagctctgtagcatggcagaggggaagcactgcctgcaggccagttcttgctctgctgctgttcccattccTGGGAGTCAGCACTGAGGCCCAGGGACCTATCCCACCAGAGATCTGCCCGTTCCAGGACGTGGATGGGCCCTTCATGTCCCCTCAGACAGCAGCCTTGGAGCACTTAGTTCCGTGTTCCTGTGGAGGCAGTGTTTGTGGGGAGGGACAGGTCATTGTGGAGGGGGTGCAGGTCCCAGCTTGGTAGTGTCAAGTGCCCAGGCCAAGCcaggtttgcagcagctcttcttctgtGCCTTGATCCTAAGTAAGGGTCTTTGTCTTCCTattgctgtgcagggaaagatGAGAGCTTCCCGGACACTGCCGAGTTTGAGCGCCGTCTGCTAAAGGTACAGCATTGCCGGGAGGTGCGGTGCAGAGAAGTGCTTGCCTGCCCCAAGTAGCCCCGCTCCCACGTGAGCCACTGTGGGGCAGGAACAGCCTCTCAAGCGCTGCTGCGGAGCGGCCGCACGCCTTTGTGGCgctgcctcttctgctctgtcccaagCCCAGAGGGGTCTTAGGAGAAGAGGGTGGGTGGCTTTAATGGAGGGAAcactgggggagctgggagagggacTGTTCTTCCAGGCACCTCtccccagagggctgcagcaactTGGGAGCGAGGGAAGAGGCAAAGGGCAAGGGAACATTGtcttctcctgttctccaacaGTTCCTGAAGGCGTCGCTGGACACAATAGAGGAGAAGGCATGGATCGAGGccctgagctgtgagctgagccagcggctgagcagctctgccagcagctctgcagaaaaggtgagTTCCCCCCGGCTCTACCCAgcggtgcagctgcaggtgtccagctggggctggggctgcggctGGTGCTCTGCCCACGCGGGTGCAGATGCTGCTTCCCCAGTCTATGCCCCCCAGAGGGCCTTTCCCTGCAATCTGCCTGGGGATGGCTAAAGCTCGGCCccgcagctgctctcagcaaccGCCAGGGAGCTTGGCTCCTTCCCACCTGGCCCTCCACCAGCAGGTTAAGCTGCTGCCACATCTCAGCTTCTTCCCCTGCAGTCATTCCTGTACAAGGctctgggcacagtgctgggatcCTGTCAGGGAGTCCTCCACGTGCAGGAGAAGCTGCTACAGCACCTGGAGGAGGCAAATGCAGAGGAGCCACGTGAGGCCCAGGTGAGCtgtcctctcctccagctcctgtgaGCATCCCTGCTCTGGCCCTGGGGCAGAGGCCTTCTCCTGGCCCTGCTCCGGGCCTTTcaacctctgcactgctgccattttgctCAGGAGCAGACCTGCAGATTCAGGCCTGTGCCAACGGCCCCTTGTTCTTTTGTGCAGGGAatcatctctcttctcagccatgctgctgagaaCAACTTCCACACAGTCCTGGCCACGCTCACCATGTTTGCGTCCAGGCTGTGCAAAGGCCGCAATGCCAGGATTTCCAGGCGCAAGAAGGTAAAGCGTTACGGGTTTCCATCTTGGcattcttctgccttattttccctgcagctcctgccttgggAGCCCAGGAGCATCGCGGGGCACTGGGGGCCGTTAGCGAGTGTCTCAAGGCATTTCTTCCcacacagatggagctggacaGCACGAGAGCTCATGCCACACGCAGCGCTCTCATGCTCGCCCACGGCAGCGTGGCACTGCGTGCCTCCAAGGAACAGCTGCTCGCCCACCTGGAGGGAGACATCGTGGGCAACGTCCTGATGctctacagctgcagctgccgggTGAGAGCTCAAAGCGTGCCAGGGTGTCAGAGCgcccctctgcagcctctccacatggggggatgctgagatgggcctttcctttccaaaggtcCCTCGGGGAACTGTTTGTGCCCAGATAAAGATCCAAGCCCTTCCCTTAGCGTTGTCCCCACGTGTGTCCCTTGCAGCCCTTGTCCCTTCCCGCAGTTCAAagaatgttcttctctcttgctcCTCAGGACTTGCAGAACAACCTCGCGCTGGTGCAGAGCATCAccgactgcagctctgcctacCAAGCTGTGGGTGATTCTGCAAGCTTTAACCCCTCCTTGAAGAGCAAGCTGCTGGAGATCCTGATGGTGAGTGCCTGGAGACGGGGCTGTCTGCAGAGGAGTTCTGGGCTGCGCCACAAGGCTCGCTTCCCTGGAGGCATGCAGGTGTCCAGCAGTTACACGTCTCCAGCTGGTGGGGACCttgggtgctggcaggcagtggCTGGGCAGCGGGCTGGgtgcaccagctgctgcatcctgcagtgcttccacaGGAAAGTGATGGGGCTGGTGTGTGGCAGTTGTGCCTGTCTGGGGGCCGGGTGGAACAGCTCTTGTGTGCCCCTTGCCcactttgacactgtctctctGGGACTTGCAGGACCTGATGAAGAAGTATTACTCGGGCATGCCTGTCTCCCCAGTGCCTCTCAAGGTGGTTCTGGCCCTGGAGCAGTTGAGGTAAGGGCTGAGGTAGCAAGTCAGGATGGTGATCCCCATTTTGGGTAGCTCCTGAGGGCCTGGAGGGGCCAGGGGGGGAGGAACCACATCTACAGCAGGAGAGACGGCTGGTCTGTTGTGCCCAGCAAAGCTGAGGttctgggcagggagaaaggccCTGGTGCTCCTGTGCCCTggcagggaagagagggagagctggggtctccttccctccagagcaggaggtggTTCACTGCTGCCGGGGAGGAGGTGGGCGCTGCTGGAACTgaaggcagtgctcagcagcatgagCTGGGTGGGGGTATTGGCTTTGTAGCTGTCAATTAGGAGAAACTCAGATGTTGTCTGAACCAGTCTGGAGAGGTAAATAccctttctgatttctcttcctgttttcctcctctcagcaagctgaagccctcttctgaaagcaaggaCCTGCGTGAGATGTTGGTCCTGTGCTGCAAGAACATCGTGACACacccttcagcagagatgatgctgaagatcaggaagtcacagcaagcagcacagtaccTGCAGGTAACCTGCCGTAACTTTCCCGGCCACCTCTCGGTCAGAACCCTACCTCAGCACACACAacctctgctctggcagcagccgtGATGCTACACGTCACTcccctcttctgctttcagcttcagcaaacatcactgaGAGCTCTGGGCCGGCTCATGGTGGTCCTGCTGGAGACAGAGCCCAGCGGTGGCTTCTTCCAGAACATAGTCCATGTGAGTATTCGTGGGGCAAGGGAGAAAGCATGGTGCCTGTCAATAGCGGGGGCAGAGATCTGGGGACTGAGAGGAGGATCAGAGGGGGAGAAATCTCCTGCTGACGTGCCAGCTCACTGCGAGCTGAAATGGGCAGAGAAATGGGCCCTGCAGGGGGAAAGCAGGAGCCAGCCCCTGGAGGCCACAGCCGAGGAAAAGCTCCTGGGTTAGGAGGCAGGCGTGTCTGCAGAGAGCGGGGCGGCAGTGCCGGTGGTCAGTGAGGCAGGAGGCCACATGGAGCAACAGGGCAGGCCTTAAGGGAAAGTGCTGGGAAAGGGGGGACAGGGAGAGGggtggcaggaagggaaagcaaagacatCCTCAGTGAGACAGATGCTCTACTCCAGGTCCTGCAGAAATCCATGGTATCGAGCAACGTGTGGGAGCGCAAGAGGGCCCTGCagacctgctcccagctgctggctgtttgtGAAGAGCTTCAAGTGAGTAAAGAGCCCCACCGcgtgctccctgctccctccccagtgcCCCAGAGCTTGAAGGcgagctctgcccagctgtgcatgctgtgtcATGGCGTGGGGAAGGCACAGATGGGAGAAgctggagagagctggggccgtctacagctttgttcctgcctctcacccctgcagagaagagatgCCTGTGAGCACTTTGGCTCCTTGGTGGGATTGCTGGCGCCTCTGACTTGTGACCCCATGCCCGCATCCCGCCAGCTGGCTGTCACCTGTCTGAGCTCCCTTCTGCGAATCCAAGGTGAGTGGAGCAGGCacgctccagccctctgccctcctctGTAGCACTACCAGAGCCCCACGGGCTGGGCCCTGtttacaggagggagaggcaCCGTGCACAGCTCTCTTCTTGTCCCCACCCTGTCCTCTGTCTTTCCCCCGTGgaatgcagtttcatttccagaagcatgacttcccttttctccctgtgctctttCCAGCCAAAGCGACCAACACAGACATCGAGACGGGTGACATCAGGAGCCTGTGCGAGGggctgcatgcctgcagcaTCGCCTCTCAGCTTCAGACCACATCCAAAATGGCCATGGTATGTGGACCCAAGAAGGGGTGGTGTGATCTCTGTGTGTAGGCTTCTGCAcgaccctgtgctgctcccagcctctgacactgtttccaaaatgaGCTGTTACCCTGAGTGCTCTTTTCCCAGTGCAAGTAGCAGGAGGCTCTGAGCTACGTCTGGCCTTCAGGCACCCAGTGCAAGGAGCTGACTCCATGATGTgcgtttgtgtgtgtgtgtgtgcacttgcATGCATGTgactgtggctgctgggaggtaGGCTTTGCATGTAAGCAAACACCATGGGTGCAGAAGTTGAGAGAAGGCTCAACCGCCTTCCGTATAAACAGCAGGgtacagacagctgcagcagagcagtgatgagatctctcccgcttctcatttctctgcagatcgTGTGCAGGAACTTCCCCTTAGAACGCACCGTTGACTTCATGACTGCCATCAAGGAGACGATCCGGAAAGCCAACGGAGTGCGTGTgcgtgctgctgggaagtggaTGACCACCTTCCTGCAGATGCACGGGAAGGACATCAGTTGGAACGTAAGAGACTTTCCTTCACGTGTCTTGGACTTTTGCTGGCTGTTGCACTATGACTTGTGCCGTTTGCCCCTTGTGTTCAGGGCATGGAGACCAGGGTAGCTGGCATGAAATTCAGGCTTAGGACTTGGCAGCATGTCAagggagcaggcactgctcatgcGCTGAATGTCCGTGGTTGGGCCCTGCAGAGTGCAGGATGCAGCAAGtcattctttctccccttcttctctcAGGTGCCTCCGATCCTCTACATCCTGCGCAGCATCACATCGTTTGCGCAGCAGAGCACGTTCCTGCCCTTCCTGTGCCAGGCGGTGGTCATCCTCACCCGCTGTCACACTGAGGCCGTGATGAGCAACTTCTCCCGGCCGCTTGGGCCAACGGACAGGTACTGGCACTCCCgcctttgctgttgctgcagagggatgtagggaggaggcagcttttcttttttgtgaataGTCTCAAGTTGCGACTCTACTTTTTCTAGTGAGACATGGAGGAGAATAAGAGAATTTTGTCTTCAGCGATGGAGCcaatagcaaaaagaagaaaggataagaaaggaagggaggagaggaaaggagcagggaaggaaaaagggaatgaaaagggaaatttgaaaggagaaaaggagaaaagaagagaagagaacgagaaaagagaagatgagcttaaaaattgtattatttattataaataaataaatatatatatatataaaaatagtaccttttttttttttaaaccaagtctttatttcaatagctgctgtctcttctccataccagttacagaatcacagtcaccaaatgtcagggattggaagaaacctcaaaagCTCATGTAATCTAATCCCCCTGCTGggaacacctagattaggtcacacacgaatgtgtccaggcaggttctgaatgtctccagagagggagaccccacaacctctctgggcagcccgttccactGTTCTGTTACCACCAccatgaagtttttcttctagcATTCATGTGGAACCTCTCATGTTCCAGCTTGTACCCATtgcccttatcctgtcactggatgtcactgagaaaagcctggctccatcctcctgacagacatcacagaatcacagaatcacagaattgtaggggttggaagggacctccagagatcatcgagtccaacccccctgccaaagcaggttccctacagcaggtcgcacaggtaggcatccaggcaggtcttgaacgtctccagagaaggagactccaccacctccctgggcagcctgttccagtgctccgtcaccctcactgtaaagaagttcttgcgcatgtttgtgcggaacttcctatgctccagtttctggccgtttccccttgtcctgtctccactcaccactgaaaagagtctggccttgccattctgccccccacaccttagatatttatagacctggatcaggtcccctctcagtctccttttctcaaggctgaacagacccagttcactcagcctttcctcataggggagatgctccaggcccttcaccatcttcgtggccctctgctggactctttccaagagatccctgtcttttttgtactggggagcccagaactggacgcagtactccagatgaggtcttaccagggcagagtagagggggaggatcacctcctttgacctgctggccacgctctttttaatgcaccccagtaagccattggcctttttggccacaagggcacactgctggctcatggccaacctgtcgtccaccaggacacccaggtcactttccgcagagctcccctccagcaggtcatcccccaacctgtactggtgcatggaattattcctccccagatgcaagactctacacttgcttttgttaaacctcatccggtttctttctgcccagctctccagcctatccaggtcttgctgaatggcagcacagccttcaggcgtgtcagccaatcctcccaactttgtatcatcggcaaacttgctgagggtggccactatcccctcatcaaggtcattgatgaagatgttgaacaagaccggacctagcacagacccctgaggaacaccgctagttacaggcctccaaccggactctgcaccaccaacaacgaccctctgtgctctgccagtcagccagttctcaacccaacatcctttacatatttataagcgTTCATTAGGtcacctctcagtctcctccaagcCAAAGCTTCCTCAGACTTTCCTCgtaagggagatgctctggtcccttcatcatctttgtggctctgtgctggactctctcaagcagttccctgtccttcttgaacagaggggcccagaactggacacaatactccagatgcggtctcaccagggcagagtagagaagcaGGATAACCTCTTTTGACCTCCTAACCATGCCCCTTCTAGTATGTCCCAgggtgccattggccttcttggccacaagggcagagtgctggctcatggtcaccctgctgtcccccaggaCCCACAGGTCCCTTTCCCCTACgctgctctccaacaggtcagtCCCTAACCTATACTGGTATGTGGGGTCGTTCTTGCCCAGATACAAGTCCCTACGCTTGCCCTTGTTGTATTTCATTCAAGTTCTCCCCACCCAACTCTCCGCCTGTCCAGGTGTCGCTgggtggcagcacagccttcaggcatgtcagccactcctcccagttctgTGGCATCAGCAAGCCTGCTCACAGTGCGCTTTACTGCCTCATCCAAGACACTGATGAGTATGTTGAATAGTAcgggtcccagtactgacccttgAGGGACTCCACAagatacaggcctccaactTGACTCACTCTgttccactgaccacaactctctggcttgtttccttcagctggtTCAAGTCCACGTCACTACTCAGTTGTCAAGACCACGCTTCCTCAGTTTAGCATTTAGTATTTATCATGAGTATTGTAGTGCCTTATTAGCTCACTCTGCGTGTATATCTGTGATAAATACAGGAGCACTTTGGTCTTACATGGTCTTTCGTGGACTCCTTATTTTACCGTAGAGTTTCTGAGTTCTGTTAGGCCTGGGCTTTGGCCTTGCAAGTAGCAACAAGCCTGGCTGAAGCTGCCCTGCTGGCGCCCAGCCACCTCCATCCTGGCTTCAGGATGCGTCTCTTAGCTCCACGTTCCATCTTGCCAGGCTCTCACTGAATgcacactttgctttgttttattttctgcccctGCCGACAGGCACGGCTTAGGCAAAACACTTGAGTATTTTGTCTTGAAGTATTTACTTCCTCAGAAGCCTCCAGCCTGGCACCCAGTCAGATTCCCAAAATAAGCCAGTAAGGACTTAAGTAAACTGCTTGCAGGTGTTGCCCAGCTGCTTCATTGTGAAGAGCCCTTGAACTTTGCACAGGCCCTTCAAGCCAGAAAAGGATGGCCAggacctgccctgctgcctacTCATCCtgatgggctgctcctgcccccaggctgggatggggctgcccagccctcctcctccagctgcctgctgctgccttttttccactCACAGTTGGCACTCTGAGATCATCTTTAACACTGCTGTTTATGAGATACTTGGCCATCTCCCCCACCGCAGacaatggaagaggaaaatgaagcaattggcagcagccagccaaaTGGCTCCCTCCAGAAGTTgtctgaagcagaggaagggggCCCACGGAGAGACCTGGGGAGTCCTGTCCCCATCCAGATCAAGGGGCCTGGCAAGAAGGCAGTTTCATCCCCTGACTGAGCAAAAGCCAGATAACCAGGTTAGAACCTGGTTATAGATAACCAGGTTATCTCCACCATGTGTAGATGATGGAGAGAGAGTTTAACACCAGgtttctgctgtctgtaatATGCATACATCTGGACACAGACCTATGCTCCACCAGCAATGTGCTGGTAGCCCTACTTACCCCCAGGCTTTGCTCCCACAAGCCAACCCTGTCCCCCACTACCACTAACAGCAGAGCAATTTAAatccaggccacaggcagagctgtcagctgctgcagctgggctggaaatctgctcctgctggtgttCGCCATAGGGAATTAGGCCCAGGGAACAGCACTGGGAGGTCAGTCTCCAAATCCAGTGTTTAAAGGGAGCTTTTTTTACACTCATTTTCACACATGCCTATTTGTGTGCCTTCATGCCATTGCAGAGCTCACctggctgcatttccacatgcaaataattgatatacgtgttttctgtgcttgtgtatgcacgtgcatacatacacactgATGGGAGGAGAGGCGTTGCATTAAGCTGACTGCATCTATGTTTGAAGCAGATTTGATAATGACCCTAAATATGGACAcaagtgtttcttctgctgctaacTGACCTAATGGATTTCATATTTGTAACTAGGCAGTGGTTAGTATTgtgagtttctttctgtttgctgcaatagaaaaacaggaaatactgggatactggatataaggaaaagatctttaacAGTGAGGGTgggaaggcactggaacaggttgcccagagatgtggtccctggagactttcaaggtgaggctggatcaggccctgggcaacctgatgtagctgtggtgcccctgttcattgaaggggacttggactagatggcctttaaaggtctc encodes:
- the LOC125697671 gene encoding maestro heat-like repeat-containing protein family member 2B; the protein is MSGQQMGASVPPGMESPVTKTTPGNGSGTRESFVSIWRHPAIMERLRALRGLFACVGCVPRRTRRRERSRVSSPVPTCAATLLLQRLQDQEGDRAQAYCELESALCQDSSRPPCGVVNRLLAEVSRDLTAAQGVTSNVKTAASNVLVALARTHFTLVMAELQSHLKAAGDMSKEFVLNTLSKLFSTYAPQCIPFVWLMLAGLRSVVGQVKSGQILRIACAVLKQWLDGVKTYLSSGMQCPWPAMEKEQICENLHELLFSVVWNWQDCQEEQDKQAVLGAVAAMLEVLLQEERHQEQVWEQLLWLVHPCQEIQDICRVAKSLTIFLEALGGIESVIPGDKFLDVTSAVFYQLYDDSKQHSEAGRAQLTHCIMLQARICPEETILFLQSQLGDDWEPGCVAALGLLGALARSDEPVMTEMLPQVVEAVQRLCSDPSIRVRTAILYFIKDLLSSNTRSCSAWDVVGHIFREFSRATGRRAAGDLSAREAQEEGALQELCMDILGSLDVSVRGMSKLLWPRLLLFVVPAQYTGMLIPVSRCVCALAEREELTGRPIEHLDPHFVSSMFQGPLLTPQTLLARLLVVAGSPVAGSKLQAAALLLMKNLHSRFHRAVGAMWATEIPLLLQCLEGKDESFPDTAEFERRLLKFLKASLDTIEEKAWIEALSCELSQRLSSSASSSAEKSFLYKALGTVLGSCQGVLHVQEKLLQHLEEANAEEPREAQGIISLLSHAAENNFHTVLATLTMFASRLCKGRNARISRRKKMELDSTRAHATRSALMLAHGSVALRASKEQLLAHLEGDIVGNVLMLYSCSCRDLQNNLALVQSITDCSSAYQAVGDSASFNPSLKSKLLEILMDLMKKYYSGMPVSPVPLKVVLALEQLSKLKPSSESKDLREMLVLCCKNIVTHPSAEMMLKIRKSQQAAQYLQLQQTSLRALGRLMVVLLETEPSGGFFQNIVHVLQKSMVSSNVWERKRALQTCSQLLAVCEELQRRDACEHFGSLVGLLAPLTCDPMPASRQLAVTCLSSLLRIQAKATNTDIETGDIRSLCEGLHACSIASQLQTTSKMAMIVCRNFPLERTVDFMTAIKETIRKANGVRVRAAGKWMTTFLQMHGKDISWNVPPILYILRSITSFAQQSTFLPFLCQAVVILTRCHTEAVMSNFSRPLGPTDSETWRRIREFCLQRWSQ